One stretch of Leadbetterella byssophila DSM 17132 DNA includes these proteins:
- a CDS encoding FMN-binding glutamate synthase family protein, translating to MRKTFVIFSTALIIFLLLLSVYMNPNWYVVLGAVVFFTGMGYYDMYQKKHSIMRIYPVFGRLRFFMEEMRPKIYQYFIESDIDGRPLNRIDRSTVYQRAKQENDTMPFGTQLDVYSEGYEWLAHSMAPKDFHKLDHDLRIMVGNKDCKQPYSCSILNISAMSFGSLSSNAVRAMNGGAKLGKFAHNTGEGGVSEHHLEPGGDIIWQIGTGYFGCRAADGGFDPIQFKERAAHPNIKMIEIKISQGAKPGHGGILPASKNTPEIARARNIEPYTLVASPPYHKAFDSPMGLIAFIKQCRELSGGKPVGFKLCIGHKSEFISICKAMIATDTYPDFITVDGAEGGTGAAPQEFSNYVGAPLLDGLDFVVNVLRGLDIKKHIKVFASGKITSGFHLVRALALGADACYSARAMMLAVGCIQALQCNTNKCPVGVATQDPQLTVGLVVEDKTTRVANYHNNTLKSVVELLGATGLDDVKNLSRSHIYRRISFSQMLSYEEIFPTTPIGAYLKEETITPKYREDFKNASADSWGIFNVATIGSEAEERIIEQSKA from the coding sequence ATGCGTAAAACGTTTGTCATCTTCTCAACAGCACTTATAATTTTTCTATTACTGCTTTCTGTTTATATGAACCCCAACTGGTACGTAGTACTTGGGGCAGTTGTCTTTTTTACGGGAATGGGGTACTATGATATGTACCAAAAAAAGCATTCCATCATGCGTATTTATCCGGTTTTTGGTCGCCTGAGATTCTTCATGGAAGAAATGAGACCTAAGATCTATCAATATTTCATTGAATCAGATATTGACGGTAGACCTCTAAACAGAATTGACAGATCAACGGTTTATCAAAGGGCAAAACAAGAAAATGACACCATGCCTTTTGGTACTCAATTAGATGTCTATTCAGAAGGTTATGAATGGCTGGCCCATTCCATGGCACCGAAAGATTTCCATAAACTGGATCACGATTTGAGAATCATGGTAGGGAACAAAGATTGTAAACAACCCTATTCTTGCTCTATTTTGAATATCTCCGCCATGAGTTTTGGTTCCCTATCTTCAAATGCCGTTAGAGCTATGAACGGAGGAGCTAAATTGGGGAAATTTGCACATAACACCGGTGAAGGTGGAGTTAGTGAACACCATCTGGAACCCGGAGGAGATATTATCTGGCAAATAGGTACGGGATACTTTGGCTGTAGAGCAGCGGATGGAGGCTTTGACCCTATTCAATTCAAAGAAAGAGCGGCTCATCCTAACATCAAGATGATAGAGATCAAAATCTCTCAAGGCGCTAAACCTGGTCATGGTGGTATTTTGCCTGCCTCTAAAAACACTCCGGAAATTGCCAGAGCCAGGAACATTGAGCCTTATACTTTGGTGGCTTCCCCTCCTTACCATAAGGCTTTTGATTCCCCTATGGGACTAATAGCATTTATTAAGCAATGTAGAGAACTTTCAGGCGGAAAGCCGGTTGGATTCAAGCTTTGTATAGGTCACAAGAGCGAATTCATCAGCATCTGTAAAGCCATGATCGCCACAGACACCTACCCTGACTTTATAACCGTAGATGGAGCAGAAGGAGGTACGGGTGCTGCACCTCAAGAGTTCTCCAATTACGTAGGTGCTCCACTTTTGGATGGATTAGACTTTGTAGTAAACGTATTAAGAGGACTCGATATCAAGAAACATATCAAGGTATTTGCATCCGGAAAGATCACCTCAGGTTTCCATTTGGTAAGAGCTTTAGCTTTAGGGGCTGATGCATGTTATTCAGCTCGGGCCATGATGCTTGCCGTGGGATGTATTCAGGCACTGCAATGTAACACTAACAAATGTCCTGTGGGTGTTGCGACTCAAGATCCACAATTAACCGTAGGCTTGGTGGTAGAAGACAAAACCACAAGGGTAGCAAACTACCACAATAATACCCTTAAGAGTGTAGTGGAACTTTTAGGTGCTACAGGCTTAGATGATGTCAAAAACCTTTCGAGAAGTCATATATACAGAAGGATTTCCTTTAGCCAAATGCTCAGTTATGAAGAAATCTTCCCTACTACTCCTATTGGAGCCTATCTAAAAGAGGAAACCATTACTCCGAAATATAGAGAAGACTTCAAAAATGCAAGTGCTGACAGTTGGGGTATCTTCAACGTCGCCACCATAGGTAGTGAAGCAGAAGAAAGAATCATAGAGCAATCGAAAGCTTAG